A region from the Candidatus Margulisiibacteriota bacterium genome encodes:
- a CDS encoding glycogen/starch/alpha-glucan phosphorylase, whose product VPCDVDRIKRLSIIDGKDVNMARLAIVGSSKVNGVSQLHARKLIETVFSDFYQIYPEKFLGITNGVTQRRWLLKANPRLAKLITSKIGDKWIIDLSHLKELEQFVDDEDFIKELIRVKLANKSDLVDVIEKRNPLRDKTGKIVSRIRVSPNSIFDIQVKRIHEYKRQLMNALHILMQYNEIKANPNAKIIPRTYIFAGKAAPGYKTAKDIIQFINILARKINNDPDIEDKIKIVFMENYNVSLAEKIIPAADVSEQISTAGMEAAGTGNNKFAMNGALTVGTWDGSTIEMAEQIGQDNKGEENVFLFGKKAEEVDILLQNGNYDPKRDMYDKYPEIKQLIDQLWNNELTDDNDEQKILWSIADRLVYKQEDGTPGDRYLVLADLLAYRDTQHQIDDLYRNPKAWGRKMLLNIARMGYFSSDRSIREYSEKVWDLKTVET is encoded by the coding sequence GTTCCTTGTGATGTTGACCGCATAAAACGGTTGTCTATTATTGACGGAAAGGACGTTAATATGGCCAGATTGGCCATTGTTGGAAGTTCGAAGGTAAATGGTGTGTCGCAATTGCACGCTCGGAAATTAATAGAAACTGTTTTTTCGGATTTCTATCAAATATATCCTGAAAAATTTTTAGGGATAACCAATGGAGTTACCCAGAGAAGGTGGTTGCTAAAAGCCAATCCCAGATTAGCCAAATTAATAACTTCTAAAATCGGTGATAAATGGATTATAGATTTATCCCATTTAAAAGAACTGGAACAATTTGTGGATGATGAAGATTTTATCAAAGAATTAATCAGGGTCAAACTTGCGAATAAGTCAGACCTGGTTGATGTTATTGAAAAGCGTAATCCACTTAGAGATAAAACCGGTAAAATTGTAAGTAGGATCAGAGTAAGCCCCAATTCAATTTTTGATATACAGGTAAAAAGAATACATGAGTATAAGAGACAGCTTATGAATGCGCTGCATATTCTGATGCAATATAATGAAATAAAAGCTAATCCGAACGCAAAAATTATCCCCCGCACCTATATATTTGCAGGCAAGGCTGCACCGGGTTATAAAACAGCCAAGGATATTATTCAGTTTATTAACATATTGGCCAGAAAGATTAACAATGACCCGGATATTGAAGATAAAATAAAAATCGTTTTTATGGAGAATTACAATGTTTCGCTTGCAGAAAAAATAATTCCCGCAGCCGACGTTAGTGAACAAATATCTACCGCAGGTATGGAAGCAGCAGGAACAGGCAATAATAAATTTGCTATGAACGGCGCTTTAACAGTAGGCACCTGGGATGGCTCTACCATAGAAATGGCTGAGCAGATTGGCCAGGACAACAAAGGAGAAGAGAATGTTTTCCTTTTTGGTAAGAAGGCTGAAGAAGTGGATATCTTGTTACAGAATGGAAATTATGATCCTAAAAGAGATATGTATGATAAATATCCGGAAATAAAACAGCTCATAGACCAGCTTTGGAATAATGAACTGACTGATGATAATGATGAACAAAAAATACTTTGGAGTATTGCAGACAGACTGGTTTACAAACAGGAAGACGGCACACCCGGAGACAGGTATCTGGTGCTGGCTGATTTGCTAGCCTACAGGGACACACAGCACCAAATAGATGATCTTTACAGAAATCCAAAGGCATGGGGTAGAAAAATGCTTCTGAATATCGCCCGCATGGGTTATTTTTCCAGTGATCGCAGCATAAGAGAGTATAGCGAAAAAGTCTGGGACCTCAAAACCGTAGAAACTTAG
- a CDS encoding transglycosylase SLT domain-containing protein, whose protein sequence is MEATVYPKPIKDYLRSEVKKLKDNASAEDIAKDSKINYDAEAKNMAPDIKDVELKKLVLQKHNLSMRFGIFGLGDTAIISNGEKKAAQEELNVLRELFQTLDVNNDRQITYVENEILKACLNSSKNFDEALQKAKTVRQVIDFDNNGKISDNEIVALKREWACSNSIDDFIKTVENEKKEMLAELKASEKNPVMLPGTVLKALYKLGFFYKRGEQGVLYENVGWDAALDNFKQRYKLSHINDDICHKDILLTLDYLLKDKKKDSRDGVIPIELINPKKSKTDDIRVAAKPGHGKNKNGMKDRMLLTQSKSFDKYLPEIKKYSAGYNVPLHMILAVIRIESAWNPRAKSKTNAMGFMQLMKPAVVQTKIELKKDLYSKNYGNSTYLPQLTIEAIDKLDPLQINLRDEEQHNVNLINIRVGVRYLKYLLDKYKNYQNASSELAIVAYNLGEGILGNILKQNFLTPNNTNSVNLLIALRKSLNPVNRTKIEEAIGYIINFNLFNAKYADWCQKNKNYLANIG, encoded by the coding sequence ATGGAAGCAACAGTATATCCAAAGCCTATAAAAGACTATTTACGCAGTGAGGTTAAAAAACTAAAAGACAACGCCTCGGCAGAGGACATTGCCAAAGATAGTAAAATAAATTACGATGCTGAAGCCAAAAATATGGCTCCGGATATTAAAGATGTCGAGCTCAAAAAACTGGTTTTACAAAAGCATAATCTATCTATGCGCTTTGGAATATTCGGGCTGGGAGACACAGCCATTATAAGCAACGGGGAGAAGAAGGCTGCCCAAGAAGAGCTAAATGTTTTGCGGGAACTTTTTCAAACTCTTGATGTTAATAATGACAGACAAATAACCTATGTAGAAAATGAAATATTAAAAGCCTGCTTAAACTCTTCAAAAAATTTTGATGAAGCCCTGCAAAAAGCCAAAACTGTACGGCAGGTAATAGATTTCGATAACAATGGGAAAATTTCAGATAATGAAATTGTGGCACTTAAACGGGAATGGGCATGTTCAAATTCTATTGATGATTTTATAAAAACTGTTGAAAATGAAAAAAAAGAAATGTTGGCTGAACTAAAAGCCAGCGAAAAAAATCCGGTTATGCTGCCCGGGACTGTTTTGAAGGCATTATATAAACTGGGCTTTTTTTATAAGAGAGGTGAACAGGGCGTACTTTATGAGAATGTCGGCTGGGACGCAGCTCTGGATAATTTTAAGCAAAGATACAAGCTCTCCCATATTAATGACGATATCTGCCATAAAGATATTTTGTTAACCTTAGATTATCTATTAAAAGACAAAAAAAAAGATTCCAGGGATGGAGTAATCCCTATAGAACTCATTAATCCTAAAAAGTCTAAAACAGATGACATCAGGGTTGCCGCCAAACCGGGCCATGGCAAAAACAAAAACGGCATGAAAGATCGAATGTTACTAACTCAAAGCAAATCTTTTGATAAATATTTGCCTGAAATTAAAAAATACTCAGCTGGATATAACGTCCCTTTGCACATGATACTGGCAGTTATCAGAATTGAAAGCGCCTGGAATCCAAGAGCGAAGTCCAAAACAAATGCTATGGGATTCATGCAATTAATGAAGCCTGCTGTAGTGCAAACAAAAATTGAGCTAAAAAAGGATCTTTACAGCAAAAATTATGGCAACTCGACATACCTGCCGCAGCTTACAATTGAAGCAATAGACAAACTGGATCCATTACAAATAAACCTAAGGGATGAGGAACAACACAATGTAAATCTGATTAATATTCGAGTTGGCGTTCGTTATCTTAAATATCTGCTGGATAAATATAAGAATTATCAAAATGCATCTTCTGAATTGGCGATTGTTGCCTATAACCTCGGAGAAGGTATCCTGGGAAACATCTTAAAACAAAATTTTTTAACACCAAATAATACAAATTCCGTAAATCTTTTAATAGCGTTAAGAAAATCCCTCAATCCTGTTAACAGAACAAAAATTGAAGAAGCTATAGGATACATAATTAATTTTAATTTATTTAATGCAAAATATGCTGACTGGTGCCAAAAAAACAAAAACTATCTGGCAAATATAGGCTAA
- a CDS encoding O-acetylhomoserine aminocarboxypropyltransferase/cysteine synthase codes for MENELNFETLALHAGQDIESDTLSRGVPVYRTSSYVFKDTQHAADLFGLKTPGNIYTRIMNPTQDVLEKRVAALEGAPAALAFASGTTAIFNTVINICTTGDEIVSSKYLYGGTYTMFNDILPQFGIKTKFVDIIDSFAIEGVISEKTRLIYAETIGNPTLDFADIEKIGKIAEKYRLPLVVDATFTTPYLLRTLEHGANIAIHSLTKWLGGHGSGIGGIVVDGGKFDWTDKKFKLLNEPDSSYHNVRFAYDLGEQNHLAFINRLRLVPLRNLGACISPDNAWIFLQGIETLPLRMERHCENALKVAQYLANHPKVAWVRYPGLKEDPSYAVSSKYLKKGFGGMVVFGIKGGSAAGSKFIDNLKLFSHLANVGDAKSLAIHPASTTHSQLSAKEQLEGGITPDLIRLSIGIEHIDDIISDLEQALE; via the coding sequence ATGGAAAATGAATTAAATTTCGAAACTTTAGCACTGCACGCGGGCCAGGATATTGAAAGCGATACCTTATCCAGAGGCGTTCCGGTTTATCGAACATCTTCATATGTTTTTAAGGATACCCAGCATGCTGCTGATTTGTTCGGGCTGAAAACACCTGGCAATATTTATACCCGTATTATGAACCCGACCCAGGATGTTCTGGAAAAACGTGTGGCAGCACTGGAGGGCGCTCCTGCAGCGTTGGCCTTTGCATCTGGCACGACAGCTATTTTTAATACAGTTATAAATATTTGTACGACAGGAGATGAGATAGTCTCCTCAAAATATCTTTATGGTGGAACATATACTATGTTTAATGATATTCTGCCGCAATTCGGTATCAAAACAAAATTTGTTGATATTATTGATTCTTTTGCAATTGAAGGCGTTATTTCGGAAAAAACCAGGCTGATTTATGCGGAAACCATCGGCAATCCGACACTGGATTTTGCGGATATTGAAAAGATCGGCAAAATCGCAGAAAAATATCGCTTGCCCCTGGTAGTTGATGCCACTTTTACAACACCCTATCTTTTACGAACGCTGGAACACGGGGCCAATATAGCTATTCATTCTCTTACCAAATGGCTGGGAGGTCATGGCTCTGGAATAGGCGGTATTGTAGTGGATGGTGGGAAATTTGACTGGACAGATAAAAAGTTTAAACTGCTTAATGAACCGGACAGCAGCTATCATAATGTTCGCTTTGCTTATGACCTTGGTGAGCAGAACCATCTGGCCTTTATTAACAGGTTAAGACTTGTACCGTTGAGGAATCTTGGAGCTTGTATATCACCGGATAATGCCTGGATCTTTTTGCAGGGGATTGAGACCCTGCCGCTCAGGATGGAACGCCACTGTGAAAACGCTTTAAAGGTTGCACAATATCTGGCTAATCATCCAAAAGTAGCGTGGGTAAGATATCCCGGTTTAAAGGAAGACCCTTCCTATGCTGTTTCGAGTAAATATTTAAAAAAGGGTTTTGGGGGCATGGTAGTTTTTGGTATTAAAGGCGGTAGCGCTGCAGGCTCAAAATTTATCGACAACCTGAAATTATTCTCACATCTGGCCAATGTCGGCGACGCCAAGAGCCTTGCAATTCATCCGGCCAGCACTACTCATTCTCAGCTCAGTGCCAAGGAACAGCTGGAAGGCGGCATTACGCCGGACCTGATAAGACTATCAATAGGTATTGAGCATATTGATGACATTATAAGTGATTTAGAACAAGCGCTGGAGTAA
- the nadA gene encoding quinolinate synthase NadA, giving the protein MHKQKNLIEKIFKLKQQRRAIILAHNYQRPEIQAIADFAGDSLELSRLAAETKADCIVFCGVRFMAETAKILSPQKTVLLPEYDARCPMASLVNAEDVRALRKQHPKAKVICYVNTTAEVKAESDVCCTSANAVQIIKKIDAEEIIFVPDRNLAAYCQTFTDKKIIIWDKGYCYVHDRITMEDVNKGRNKWPEALLLVHPECRLEVIRLADQVLSTTGMIDYVKKSKAKKFLVATEDGILYRMKKENPDKEFMVVGSVNQCCNMKKTTLQDIFYALHKNQTKIVLKDDVIQAASYCLKAMLTYV; this is encoded by the coding sequence ATGCATAAACAAAAAAATTTGATCGAAAAAATATTTAAGCTCAAACAACAGAGAAGGGCTATTATACTGGCCCATAATTATCAGCGCCCGGAAATTCAGGCTATTGCTGATTTTGCCGGCGATTCACTGGAACTTTCCAGACTGGCTGCCGAAACCAAGGCAGATTGTATTGTGTTTTGCGGTGTACGTTTTATGGCCGAAACCGCCAAAATCCTTTCACCGCAAAAAACCGTGCTTTTACCTGAGTACGATGCCCGCTGCCCCATGGCCAGCCTGGTAAATGCCGAAGATGTTCGGGCGCTCAGAAAACAACACCCAAAAGCCAAAGTTATCTGCTATGTAAACACAACAGCAGAGGTTAAAGCTGAGTCTGATGTCTGCTGCACATCAGCTAATGCAGTGCAGATAATAAAAAAAATTGACGCTGAGGAAATAATTTTTGTGCCGGATAGAAATCTGGCCGCTTATTGCCAGACTTTTACTGACAAAAAGATAATTATCTGGGACAAGGGTTATTGTTACGTACATGACCGCATCACTATGGAGGATGTGAACAAGGGTAGAAACAAATGGCCGGAAGCTTTACTGCTGGTACATCCGGAGTGCAGACTGGAAGTTATAAGACTGGCTGATCAGGTGCTCTCGACAACAGGTATGATTGATTATGTAAAAAAGTCCAAAGCCAAAAAATTTTTAGTAGCAACCGAAGATGGAATACTCTACAGAATGAAAAAAGAAAACCCTGACAAGGAATTCATGGTAGTTGGGAGCGTGAATCAATGCTGTAATATGAAAAAGACCACACTTCAGGACATTTTTTATGCGCTTCATAAAAATCAAACAAAAATTGTTTTAAAAGATGATGTAATCCAAGCCGCAAGCTATTGTCTGAAGGCCATGCTTACCTATGTCTAA
- the mnmA gene encoding tRNA 2-thiouridine(34) synthase MnmA translates to MSKGKVLVAMSGGVDSSVTAALLQDEGYKVSGVYMNVWDETDKRVTNISKTCYGPGKDKEAQEARRIGKLLDIPITSINLNPEFTECVLSYFTSEYHQGRTPNPCVVCNQKIKFGALIQKARECGLEFDYFATGHYAKTYFDKKRTRYILQRAQDLKKDQSYFLYRLNQEQLKILLFPLGDYLKADVKKLAVKYGLGLEQKKESQNFVDGDYSYLLGETSGAGDFILEDGKVVGRHKGIEFYTIGQRRGLVISAKEPFYVLRIDKNSNQVVLGKEADLSKKELTAGDINLIAIDSLKQEISVSARIRYASELSSAKIIPLENNRVKVIFEKPQKAITPGQSVVFYDGDVVVGGGVIE, encoded by the coding sequence ATGTCTAAAGGCAAAGTTCTGGTAGCCATGAGCGGAGGGGTGGATTCCTCTGTAACTGCGGCACTTTTACAAGATGAGGGCTATAAGGTATCCGGTGTTTATATGAATGTCTGGGACGAAACAGACAAACGTGTTACCAATATTTCCAAAACCTGTTATGGGCCGGGGAAAGATAAAGAGGCGCAGGAAGCCCGAAGAATTGGGAAACTGCTTGATATTCCCATAACTAGTATTAATTTGAACCCCGAATTTACCGAATGTGTATTGAGTTATTTTACAAGCGAGTATCATCAGGGGAGAACACCCAATCCCTGCGTGGTTTGTAACCAGAAAATCAAATTCGGTGCGCTAATCCAGAAAGCACGTGAATGTGGTCTTGAGTTTGATTATTTTGCCACCGGTCATTATGCCAAAACCTATTTTGATAAAAAAAGAACCAGGTATATTCTGCAAAGAGCCCAGGATCTGAAAAAAGACCAATCATATTTTCTTTACAGGTTAAATCAGGAACAGCTGAAAATACTTTTATTTCCGCTGGGGGACTATTTGAAAGCAGACGTAAAAAAGCTGGCAGTCAAATATGGCTTGGGCCTGGAGCAAAAAAAGGAAAGCCAGAATTTTGTGGACGGTGATTATTCCTATTTACTGGGAGAAACGTCCGGCGCGGGGGATTTTATACTGGAGGACGGAAAAGTTGTGGGGCGGCATAAAGGAATCGAGTTTTATACTATCGGCCAGAGGCGGGGCTTGGTTATATCTGCCAAAGAGCCGTTTTATGTGTTGCGGATAGATAAAAATAGCAATCAGGTTGTTTTGGGCAAAGAAGCTGATTTATCTAAAAAAGAACTGACGGCCGGGGATATAAACTTGATCGCAATTGATTCCTTGAAGCAGGAAATAAGTGTATCTGCCAGAATCAGATATGCCAGCGAGCTTTCATCCGCCAAAATAATACCGTTAGAAAATAATAGAGTAAAAGTAATTTTTGAAAAACCGCAGAAGGCCATAACTCCTGGGCAATCCGTGGTTTTTTATGATGGAGATGTCGTGGTCGGTGGGGGAGTTATCGAGTAA
- a CDS encoding acylphosphatase — MEELHVIFKGQVQGVGFRATTMRLAHKHRVYGWVKNKSDGTVELLAQGEKEVLFGFLADIKDYFSFYLTDSAENWRSMSASYHDFRIIY, encoded by the coding sequence TTGGAAGAACTGCATGTGATTTTTAAAGGACAGGTTCAGGGAGTCGGGTTCAGAGCAACCACTATGCGGCTGGCTCACAAGCATAGAGTGTATGGCTGGGTAAAAAATAAATCCGATGGGACTGTGGAGCTTCTGGCACAGGGAGAAAAAGAAGTTCTCTTTGGTTTTTTGGCCGATATAAAGGATTATTTTAGTTTTTATCTTACAGATTCAGCAGAAAACTGGCGAAGCATGTCAGCGAGTTACCACGATTTTCGAATAATTTATTAA